The Chitinophaga flava genome has a segment encoding these proteins:
- the secE gene encoding preprotein translocase subunit SecE: MNKIRNYFRESYHELVYKVSWPTWQELQSSTMIVLIATLFVTALVWGMDAASNFVLAHYYEIFKK, from the coding sequence ATGAATAAGATCAGAAACTACTTCCGTGAGTCTTATCATGAGTTGGTCTACAAAGTATCCTGGCCTACCTGGCAGGAACTGCAGTCTTCTACCATGATCGTGCTGATAGCGACCCTCTTTGTTACAGCGTTGGTATGGGGGATGGACGCCGCTTCCAATTTTGTGTTAGCACACTATTACGAAATATTCAAAAAATAG
- the nusG gene encoding transcription termination/antitermination protein NusG produces MDATNIPAQETKWYVLRVVSGKEKKVKEYLDIEVRRSDWGNVITQVFLPVEKVYKVQAGKKVMREKNFYPGYVMIEAIDGKMTDEVIQAIRNVSGVIHFLGKEKPIALRKAEVNKMLGKVDELSDQGLTMSEPFIVGETIKIIDGPFNDFNGVIEEVIEDKKKLKVTVKIFGRATPVELNFMQVEKLA; encoded by the coding sequence ATGGATGCAACCAATATTCCTGCTCAGGAAACAAAGTGGTATGTACTCCGCGTTGTTAGTGGCAAGGAAAAAAAAGTGAAGGAATACCTGGATATTGAAGTGCGCAGGTCTGATTGGGGAAATGTGATCACTCAGGTGTTTCTGCCGGTGGAAAAAGTTTACAAGGTGCAGGCTGGTAAAAAGGTGATGCGTGAAAAAAACTTCTACCCCGGTTATGTGATGATTGAAGCCATCGATGGTAAAATGACAGACGAAGTGATCCAGGCCATCCGTAACGTGTCTGGTGTAATCCACTTCCTCGGTAAGGAAAAACCAATTGCACTCCGTAAAGCCGAAGTAAACAAAATGTTAGGTAAAGTGGACGAACTGAGCGATCAGGGACTCACCATGAGCGAACCTTTCATCGTCGGCGAAACCATCAAGATCATCGACGGCCCGTTCAACGATTTCAACGGCGTAATCGAAGAAGTGATCGAAGACAAAAAGAAACTGAAAGTAACTGTGAAAATCTTTGGCCGTGCCACCCCTGTAGAACTCAACTTCATGCAGGTAGAAAAATTAGCATAG